In the genome of Aphidius gifuensis isolate YNYX2018 linkage group LG6, ASM1490517v1, whole genome shotgun sequence, the window GGTTTTGATGATGGAACAAAAGTttgttgcaaaaataaaaagaaaaaaataacaaaatctattatgaagaaaaaaattttgaaaagtggtggaaaattgattaaaaaaaacaaaaagtctatcattaagaataaaaaagcaGAAagcatgaaaaaaacaaaaaaatgtgttaaaagaaaaacaacatcattttcaaaaattgttcAAGCTGCCAAACGTGCAATAAATGGCtcaaataacacaaaaattgCAATTAAATCTGCATTAAAAGGTGCAAAAGAGGCTATAAAAAATAGTGGTGGTAAAAGTAGCATTATTGTACCTAGAGTTTTACCAGTTGCTAAACACATTGGTGGTGCATTACCACTACTAATACCAGTCCTATCAGCTGTATCAGCACTAGGTGGATTAGTTGGTGGTGTATCTGGTGTTTTTAAAGCAATTAATAGTGTTGCATCCAATAAAGAACAGCTGAATGAGAATATAagacataataaaatgatggaaTCAATTAGCATAGGAAAAGGTCTCCATTTGGCACCACATAAAAGTGGGATGGGTCTCTATCTGACTCCAAAAAACTTCAACTGATGCTACCACAAAGAGCTTTGACTGacgatgatttattaatatttgcaaaaaaattaaaaatatctaattttcGAGGAGTATTCATGCGAAATGACATGCCAAAAGGTGGACCTTGGAAACGAGAGTGTGGAATTGTcaatttagatgataaaaaaaatgctggAACACACTGGGTTGCATACAAAAAACTTGACAAGAATTtagcaatatattttgatagttTTGGCAATTTACAACCACCAAAAGATCTCGTCACTTATCTTGATGTTGGTAGCAtcaattttaatcataaaCGTTATCAAAACTGGAACACGTTTAATTGTGGACATTTATGTCTTGCCTTCCTGTGTGGAAAACTATAAAAGCGGaggttatataaattaataattagtcttCACCATACATTAGTCATGTGTGATACGCTAACTTTAACATTAACTGGACAAACATCAATTCTTGAGGCACAATATTTTCCACCAATTCAATTATCTAATgggaaaaaatattcactagcactcatttcttttttgtcatttaattcaataccaaatattgataaagacAATAACAAAATTCTATACTATAGTAATGAGAGTGATGGTACAATTACAATACCAGTTGGTAGTTATGAACTTGATGATCTTGCCAAAGGACTAGAAGCACATAAAGTCAAGTTaacatacaataaaaatacgcTACATTCATCTATTGAAAGTGAAAGAACCATTTTACAAGGACAAAATCACCAGCAAGTTTACTTGGATTTGCACCAAGACTATTGGAGCCTGGTCAAGTACATGTATCAGACTTTCCtgtgaatattataaaagtaaatacACTCAGAATAGAGTGTAACATCACAACTGGTGCTTAtgtgaatgataaaaaagttcaTACCATACATAACTTTTTCCCAGCTGTTGCAcctggttataaaataatagaagtgCCAGCAAATCCAATCTATCTACCAGTTACTGTGAAGACAATTGATCATCTACAATTAAGAATAGTTGATCAAAACAATAGACTAGTTAATTTTCGTGGTGAGACAATTACAATTACACTACATGTGAAAGCATAGTGATGGGAATTGCTTTTAATTCACGTTCTATAAAACGAGGATTTGCGTATAAAAGCAGCACATCATGGAGAGATCCAGTCAGTCTGAATCAAGCAATCAAAAGATTAACACCacagaatataatttatctaaaaagtCTGGGACTCAGAGTAAAAAATTCTGGACTTGGAATTTcaattggataaatataaattgttttaattgttttacacgTCGAAATGGTTGAAGAAAATATGTTGGATATCAATGCACCAGTCCAATTCAATGATGATATAACCAACTACGAGTTACACGCGCATCAGGCATTTGGATCATCAAGCTTCaataatagtgatgaaatTAGAATATCTATACAAAATCAAGACTTGTTTGTTTTACCTGCAAAAAGCTACATACATATAAGTGGGAAATTGTGTAAAAAAGATAGTGATGATGCAGCAACTGGCCTTGAGCTAATTCACAATGCAATGGGTTTTTTGTTTGAAGAAATACGTAATGAACTGAATGGTGTTttagttgataaatcaaaaaatgttggtattacaacaacaataaaaaattatttatcattgaactcaaaaatgaattatgaaaatgCTGGATGGCTGAATCCTGAtagtcaatataaattaacaaacgcagctggttattttgatatatgtaTACCATTAAAAATGCTACTTGGCTTTGCTGAAGACTACCAAAAAATCATTGCCAATGCAAAGCATGAAATTATCATGATACGATCACGTACTGATAAGGATGCAATTGTTCCCACTGATCTCGCACTTCTAGAGGAAGTTCAAttcgatttaaaaattacaaaaattgaatggTTAGTTCCATATGTCAGcctatcaaataaaaataaaatggaaatgataaaatacatTCAAAAAGATCCAGTCATATCTATTGGCTTTAGAAGTTGGGATTTGTATGAATATCCAGTATTGCCAACAACTAATCATCATATTTGGTCTGTAAAGACATCAACTCAATTGGAAAAACCTCGTTATGTCATTCTCGCATTccaaacaaatagaaaaaatatatggaatTTAAATATGACAGATTTTGACCATTGTAAtataacaaatgttaaattatatcttAATTCACAAATTTTCCCATatgagaatttaaatttagatattgaaaaaaatcaattctcTTTATTATACGATATGTATGCTAATTTTGGGGACTCATACTATGAGACAAAGCTTAACTTATTctcaaaagatttttttattaatcggACTCCATTTATTGTCATTGATTGTAGTAAGCAAAATGAAACATTAAAAACTGGTGCTGTGGATGTACGTCTAGAGTTTGAATCAAAGGGAAATTTTCCAGCAAGAACAACAgcatattgtttaatattacatGATAATATCATCCAGTATAGACCAATAAGTGGCATAGTTCACAAgcttacataaaataaataaataaaataaaatgtaaaatacaaaaaaaaataaaatttttttaattttaatgtcaatcaataacaatactaataataataataataataataaaacatttttatggtgtaaaataaatatatgggtttatgaataaaagaaaaaaaacagatagaattcttttttgtgtttttatttatattgtcattTCTTCACCAAAATCATCATTAGTAATTACATAaccatcatcaaatattatatcGCGATTGTCTACGCCATTGCATGCCATAATTAAACGACCTTTCTTCACAGCTTCTTGTAAcacatttttaaaagattgtgaatggttgaaaaaataattggtgggagaaaattaaaatcatttcatagaaaaaaattctatgatGTTTTAAAAGTGGGGAAATACTGAGAAAATTCGAAATTTTCTGCTGGGTTTTTGCAGACtgtcaatcatatttttcattgtcattttcAAAATTGTCATGctgttttaaaacttttaagcTATAAGATaagtattaaattcaaattttcctgctgattttctttgaaaaaaaaaattgtaattgtcagagaaattttcaaaatcattgtcaaaaatatttaaatgggGATTTGCAAATATCATACTGAGACAAAAATTTACTTCtatggaaataatatttttttgatgttgcCAATTCAATTCTAtgtattttacattattatttaatacaatGTATATAGTATTCGGAGACAAGTTTGATCTTGCataaattttccaaatatgaaaatgtataggagaataataaaatttaatcaatgtgtgtgtatgtattataataaataattttgagaaacaattttgattttattttataaaagatcttatttatttatttatttatttatttatacaaattcattgctgaggaataatattttacacattataatttaaacCATTGCATTTTAAACAATCCCTTATTGgcacataataaaaaagtccaacatcatcatcagcatcattttGTATGGGATGTTTTTGGCATCtctttaattttgaaataattggaTTTATACGTTGTTGCACAGATAATTTTTCCCATAC includes:
- the LOC122859894 gene encoding uncharacterized protein LOC122859894 is translated as MNYENAGWLNPDSQYKLTNAAGYFDICIPLKMLLGFAEDYQKIIANAKHEIIMIRSRTDKDAIVPTDLALLEEVQFDLKITKIEWLVPYVSLSNKNKMEMIKYIQKDPVISIGFRSWDLYEYPVLPTTNHHIWSVKTSTQLEKPRYVILAFQTNRKNIWNLNMTDFDHCNITNVKLYLNSQIFPYENLNLDIEKNQFSLLYDMYANFGDSYYETKLNLFSKDFFINRTPFIVIDCSKQNETLKTGAVDVRLEFESKGNFPARTTAYCLILHDNIIQYRPISGIVHKLT